GAGTTCCTCACCGACCCTGCGGGGGCGATCCAGACGCACGTCATCGACGGCATCCTGCGGCCCCTGCTCGGGGACGGCGGGAACGTCTTCCAGCGGGCGTTCGGTGAGCTGCCGATCATGCTCGTGGAGAACCTCGTCGACGCGTTCGGCGGGGCGTCCGGGACGGGCACGGCGGGCATGGGATGGGAAGCGATGTGGGCCATGGTCCAGGGCGCGGATTCCGGTCTCGTGATGACGTCGAACTACCGGCCGGGTGCGACCACCGTGAACGGGGGGCAGTCGTATCACGCTCTCGGGCGTGCGATCGACCTGATCCCCGCCACGATGGACACGTTCAACAAGGTCGCGGCCCTGTTCCCGAACGCGTCCGAGCTCATCTACACGCCTGCCGGGAACCGGCAGCTGCTCAACGGTCAGCCGTTCTCCGGCTGGTCGCCCGCGGTCAAGGCGCAGCATTACAACCACGTCCACGTCGCCATGCGCGACGGTGGCGTGCTCCCGATGCTGGCAGACGGCGGGGCGGTCGAGCAGGGCAAGGGCTACATCGTCGGCGACGGCGGTGTGCCGGAGCTGTTCGTGCCGGGCGCCGACGGGTACGTGTACCCGCAGGTGCCGACGTTCACCGGTCAGAGCGCCGCGGACATCTCCTCGTCGCTCGAGGACGTCGAGGTGCAGGCCGGATCGCGGGGCGACCGCACGATCGTTCGTGTGGTCACGGTCGATGGTCGAGTGCTGGCCGAGACCGTGTTCGATGATGCGGCTGATGAGGAGGCGCGCCTGTGAGCCGTGACCTGGACGTGCGGATCACGGCGCTCCTCCCGAACCGCCCGCACATGACGCTCAAGCTCATCGGCACCGACAAGCTCGGCGGCGGGGTCGGCGGGTGGAAAGAGGTCCCCCGCCGGCTCCGCGAGCCGATCCTCGTGTGGACGGAGCAGCCGCTCCGCACCTACACGCTGCCGCTGCGCTTCGACCGGTTCCTCGCCGGATGGGAGTACACCGTCGACGGCGATATCCGCGGCTTGCAGGACTGGGCGTCAGCGGGCCGACGGCGCACGGGCGAGCACAACCCGCCCACCCTCGTCCGGGTGTCCGGGAACGTGCGCGTTCCCCTGTCGATCAACTGGGCGATCACCGGTCTCGACTGGGGCGAGTTCGTCGTCAACGAGCAGGGGCAGCGCATCCAGCAGGACGTGACCATGACGCTCACCGAGAGCGTCCCGGTCACCGCGCAGGGGTACGCCGAAGCGCTCCGCGAGGCCCTCAATGAATAGGGGTGGTGATCGTGAAGGCCTCTACCGTCACGATCACCACCCCCACCGGGGAGACCCGCATCGACCTCGTCGCCGCGGCCACGAAAGCACGCATCCGCACGACCCTCCTCGGAGCGTCCACCCTTCACGTCCACCTGCCCGAGCATCTGCTCACCGCACGCCTCACCGAGGCGCGCACCGCGACCGCCGACGGGCGAACCTGGACGCTCGTCGGCATCCGCCGCGAGGGCGACACCATCCGCCTCGTCTACGAGGACACCATCATCGCCGCCCTCCGCGCCGAGCAGTCCCGCATCATGTACCAGGTCGCGCTCCCCGCAGCGGACATCATCGGCCGCTTCTGCACCGACGCGGGAGTGACCGCCGACATCGACCCCACCCTCGGGGAGATCCACGTCGAAGGCGCCGGACGGTCCCTCCTCGACACCACCGACTCCTGGCGTGAGATCAGCGCGCTCGCGGACCGTCTGGGCGGGCGGGCGTTCTCCGACGGCAGCCGCCTCGTCGTCGCCCCGGACAGCGTCCTGCTGGCCCGTGACGCGCCGCGCGTGACCGGCTCAGCCGGCGCCGTGCAGGGCGACGTCACGTTCCACCTCGACGCCGGCCAGCCGTACGACCGTGCGGCCATCGACGTCGACGACACGTGGACCGCTGACGCCGGTTCGGTTGTCGAGGTCTACGGCACCGGTCCCGCCGACGGCCGGTGGCTCGTGTCCGAGTGGGCACGGGATCTTCCGCACATCGCACCCGGCCGGGTGCGGCTGACGCGACCAGCAACGATCGGAGCGTGACATGGCCTGGGAGCCGCTGCCTCTTCCTGTGGACCAGGACCAGATCATCACGACCATCCTCACCGGCATCGCCACGGCGATCCCCGGATGGGTGCCCATCGAGGGAGCCCCGGAGGTCGCGCTCGCGGAGGAGATCGGCGTGCAGCTCGCCGCGGTGAACGCCGCGGCCGTGGCGGCCGCGAACTACGCGGCCGCGGGCGTCGCCGCGGCGTTCGGGTTCGAGCCGATCGAGGGCACGAAGGCGGTGCTGCAGGATGTGACGCTCACCGCGCAGCTTCCCCCGTCCGCGGGCACGGCGGCGTTCTCACGGGCGGTGACGGTCCCGGCGGGCTTCACGATCACCATCGGCGGGCAGCCGTTCATCGTCCCGAAGCAGGTGACTCGTGTGGCCGCATTCACGCAGGTCACGGCGGGCGACTTCACCGGGTACTGGCGGGGGATCATCACGGCAGACTTCGCCGCGTACGAGGCCGGGGACGAGTGGAACATCGGTGCCGCCGGCGACGTCGCATCCATCCAGACCGTGTCTCCGGTGATCATCGCCGCCACCCTCACCGCTCCCGCCTCGGGAGGGGAGGGAGCGGAGACGCTGACCGCGTTCCTGTCGCGCTTCACCGCGTGGCTCGCGACGCTCAAGCCCGGCGGGGTGCGTGCCGCTGACCTCGCGGCGTTCGCTGCGACGGTGCCCGGTGTGCGTCGCGCGCTCGCGCTCGACCGGTACGACCCGGAGAACCCCGGCACACCGGCGGATCGGACGGTGACGATCATCCCGATCGACGCCGCCGGCGGCGACCTCGCCTCGTTCGAGGTCGACCGTCTGCGCACGGAGATCGAGAGCATCCGTGAGGTCGGCTTCATCGTCCACATCATCGACCCGGTGCGAACCCCCGTGACCGTCGACGTGACCGTCACGGTCGCCGTCGGCGGCGACGTGACCGCGGTCCAGTCCGCGGTCGCTACGGCCGTCGAGGCAGCCCTGTCGCCGGCGGCGTGGGGGAGCGGCGGGGACCCGGCGGCATGGGCGGAGACCACCACGCTGCGCACGCTCGACGTCGCACTCGTCGTCGCGAACGTGCCCGACGTCGCCGCGATCGGAGCGATCACCCTCAACGGCGACACCGCCGACGTCACCCTGACCGGCCCCGGGGCGCTCATCGACGCGACAGTGGAGGTGACCGCATCGTGACCGCGATCTCCGCTCGTGTCCTCCAAGGCCTCGGCTCAGGCTTCCGACGCAACGCCGGGCACCTCCTCCCGCCGCTCGTGACCGCACTCACCGCACCCACCGCACCCGCTGACGACCTCACCACCACGACCCCCGCGGGGTGGGCGGCGATGTTCGATCTCGACGCCGGGAACCCCGCATGGCTCGCCCAGCTCGTCGGTATCCCCGCCGACCCCACCCTCACCGCACAGCAGCAGCGCGACGTCATCCGAGACCGCGGCGCGTGGTGGGGCGGCACCTACCAGGCGTTGCTCGCCGCCATCCGCACGGTCCTCACGGGCGAGAAGAGAGTCGAGGTCGCCGAGCGCGACCCCGACCCGTGGCATGTCGGCATCCGCGTGTACGAGTCCGACTACGGGCCCGGCGTCACGGCCGACACGATCCGCGCGCTTGCCGAGCGGCACAGGCCGGTGGGGATCACGTTCGAGTACACGTTCTACCCGCCCCGGTCGTACCAGGAGTCGGAGGACGTCGCCGGCACGTACGCCGACGCCGAGGTCCTCGCGGGCACCTACCGGGCCGCGGAGGAGTGAGCGCATGACGGTCGATGATCTCGTGCGCCGTCGTCCCCCGACGGTGCAGCTGCCTCCGACATCCGCGGTCGTGACCGCTGTGACCGAGGCAGGTGTCTTCGCGACCCCCACGGGGCAGACCGCCGACCATCCCGTCGGGCCGTGCCGTGGCCCCCGTGTGACCGCGTCCGGGCCGCTCGCGCCTGGGATGCACGTGCTCCTCGTCTTCACATCGACGGGGCCGTGGATCGTGTCCGTCGACGAATAGGAGCATCATGGCCGCGACCCTCCGCCTGCCGCTCGAGCTCACACCGGGTGGCGCCCTCCGCACCCTCGCACAGGACAGCAGCCTCGAGCTCGCCCAGTCAGTGCGCTCGCTGCTGTCGACGACCATCGGGGAACGAAGCGCCCCGTTGTCGGAGTACGGCCTCATCGACCAGCTCGGCGCCGTGACGATCGACGCCGGCGACATCGCCTACGCGATCGCCAGGTGGGAGCCCCGCGTGCAAGAACCCGACATCACGGCCATCGCGACGACCCTCGCTGATGGCGCCCCGCTGTCGACGATCACCGTCATCATCTGAGAGGACCGACATGGCCGCCGCCACCGACAAGGGGTTCCCGTACCCGACGCCGGACGACCCCGACAAGCCGCGCACCGATATTGAAGCCCTCGCGTTCAAGCTCGAGACGATGCCGGGCATCCGATCGGTGACGACTGCGGAGCGGGATGTCCTCGTCGACCTGTGGCCCGGGATGCTCGTCTTCAACACGAGCGACTTCGAGCTGCAGCTGAACGCGACTGGTGTCGCCGGGGACTGGGCGGCCGTGCACACGCTCGACAGCCTGCTGCCGATCTCGCAGGGCGGCACCGGCATGAACGTCGCCCCCTCGCTGCTCGTGAACCTCGAGAGCGGGGCGGCCGCGTCGCCGATGACGGCATCGCCGCGGCCCGGCGTGACCGGCACGCTGCCGATCGGGAAGGGCGGCACAGGCGGAGCTACTGCTGCTGCTGCGCGAACAGCGCTCGGCGTCCCCTCGAGCGACGCCGTCACCGCGGCGATCACGGCGCTCCGGCAGGAGATCGGCGACACGGGGCTCATCACCGACCGGACGGGCATCTTCACGCCCGCGTCCGACATCACCGTCAACGGCTTCGCCGCTCGCCGCGTCGCGGGCATGGTGACGATGCAGATCGCGCTCTCCGGCACGTTTGACACCTCCGGCGTCAACTACATATCAGCAGGCAGGATCGGTGCCGGATGGCGGCCCGTGATGGGCGCCTACGGGAACGTCTTCTTCGCGACGACGGGATACATCGCCGGAACCGCGCAGGTCAATTCGGAGGGCGTCATGAACCTCTGGAAGGACGCTGCCGGGTCCCGTGGCTCCGCCGGCGTCATCATCAGCTACCTCACTGCCTGAGCACACAACCCGCTGCTGTCCCGGCCATCATCCGAAGCCGCCCCGACGGGGCGGCTTCTCTCGTTTCAGAAGGAGACACCCATGAGCATTCCGAGAGTGCAGCTGCCGCAGCTGCCTGCCGCGACGTCGGAGGAGGAAGCCGACGCGAACGGCCGCGAGCATGAGCGGATCATCCGTGAGGCGCTCGCGGGCGCCGACCAGGTGATCGTCGTGTATCCGGACGGGTCCGACGACATCGCTCACCTCGTGGGCGACGTGCTCGTCGTCGAGGGCTACGAAGACGAGGCCGGCTGATGGCCGCCGTCATCTGGCCGAACGGGTCCGCGACCCGTCCGACGGTCACGTCCCTGTACGGGAACCGCACCCACCCCGTGTCGGGGGTGCCGCTGTCGTTCCATCACGGCATCGACCTCGTGGGCTGGTCGACGGTCGTCGCCCCCTGCGACGGCGTGGTCACTCTCGCCCGCTACAACGGCGGCGCGGGCAACGAGGTCCGCATCCGGCGCCCAAACGGCGACAGCGTCCGCCTCATGCACCACGCGAGTTTCCTCACCCGTGAGGGCGCGACCATCCGGCAGGGCGACCCCGTCGGGATCATGGGCACGACCGGCAACAGCACGGGCGTGCATTCCCACTACGAGTTCCGCGACGCCGCGTGGAACTCGCTCGAACCGAACGCCTACATCGCCGCCGCGAACGCGGGGCAGGGCGCATCCGTGCCCGACAGCAACGACACCACCCCTGGCGGCATCGCCGCTCTGATCGAAGGAGACCCCGTGCTCACGTTCTTCCGCTACAACTCGCTGATCTTCGTCATCGTCGGCTCGCAGTCGATCGACCTCAAGAAGGAGGCCGACGCGAAGAAGCTGATCGACATCGCCCGGATCCTGCACGAGCGAGACCCGCAGGTCTACCCCAAGCCGCCGGTCTACTCGAAGCCCGAGTCGTTCTTCAACCTCGACACGGCCGGCTTCCACCTGCTCCGCGCCGTCTACCCGCCCCGAGGCTGACCGATGCGTGACCCGAGAGGTGGTGTGCGGTGACCCCGTGGGAGTGGATGACGACGACCACGTCGGTCGACCAGGTGCTCACCGCCCTCGGGCTCGGCGCGCTCGCGATCCTGTTCGCGACCGACCGGGTGATGACGAAGGGACAGCACACCCGCCGCGTCGCGGACCTCACCGCGCATCACAACCGTGAGCTCGCGACCCAGGCGGGCATTCTCGCGGAGATGCGTGAATCACGGGACTACTACCGGCAGGCGCGTCTTGAGGAACGCGCCCGCGCGGACGCCGCCACAGATCGCCTCGCCGAGTCCGTGGAGGTCGCCAAGGCGTCCCTCCAAGCTCTCCAAGCGCTCGACGAGGCTGCGAGGAGTGTGACATGAGCGAGCACACCGACCCGACCCGGGCGCGTCGAGCGCTCGACGAGACCCGCGAGTCCACCGCCCGCACGTCCGAGATCCTCACCGATGCTCTCGACGTGTTCGCAGCGATCCGCGCGCACCGGGAACGAAACCACTATGCGGACAAGCTCCGCGCCATCATGAGAGGAACACCTTGATGCTCGACCCCTCGGACATCGTCCTCCTCGTCGCGGCGGGCATCGTGCTCGTCTTCTGGCTCGATTACGGTCTCCTCTCGCCCTGGTACCGCAGCCCCCTCGGTTGGGTGATCTTCCTCTACGGAGGAGCGATGGTCGCCCTCCTCAGCCTCGTCGTCTACGCGATCGTCTTCGACCAGCGCGCCGAGGAATGGTACCGGCTCCCCATCGCGCTCGCGGTCGCAGGCTCGGCAACCGCGAAGATCACGATCCTCCACTACGAACGTCACCGCGGCCGGCAGGCCCACACCAAGAAGGACTCATAGTCATGCTCACCAACCTCACCTCGCCCCTGTGGTGGAAGGACGCCTCCCTCCGCGCCGTCTACACCGCCCTCGCCGTCGTCGTCCCCTACCTCGGGGCGACGCTCATCACCGACGTCCCCTGGCTCACCGTCCTCTCGGTCGGCGTGCTCGGCTTCATCGCCTCCCTCGCGACGTCCCTCGCAGGCCTCCCCGAGGTCGAAGGCGTCGACCTGCCCTGGTGGCTCGCCGCCGTCGAACGCACCGCGAAGACCTTCGCGCAGTCCCTCGCCGCCGGCCTCGTGGGCGCCGCACTCCTCACCGACGTCGACTGGGGCGTCGTCCTCCAGGCTGCCGCCCTGTCCGCTCTGCTCTCGCTGGTGCGTCTCATCCTCGCGACCCTCCCGTACGACCCCACTACGCACGTGCTCGACGCGACGTACGAAGTCGTCGAGTCGGCCGACGTGCCGCCGATCACCAAGCCCTGACCTCACACACCGACCACCGCCCCTCCTGGGTGAGCCTTCGCCGGCTCCCCAGGAGGGGCGGTTTCGTCGTATCCCCGCGAGAGGCGGGGAACTGGTGGGTTCGTCGGGGTCTCGTCCGCCAGTCGGATCATCCCCGCTGAGGCGGGGCTGGGTTCACCGTACCGCATCCCCGGGGGCGCGGTCCAGACGTCGGGCGAGGGCGGCGATCACCCATCCGCGGGGCCGGTTTTCGTCGATGTCGGGGTATCGGTCGGTGTCGGCGGTGTGCTCCGCGACGAGTCTCTCGAGGTCGGCTTCGACGCCGGCGGAGGGTGTCGCGGTGCCTGCCTCCCAGCGACGGATGGAGCGGGGGTTGACGCCGAGCTCGGCGGCGAGTTCTTCGAGGGTGAGGCCGATGAGGTGTCGGCGGGCGGCGATCTCTTCGGCGGTGAGCGTGGTGCGGGAGGGTCGGACGGTGCCGGGCTCGGTGATGATCCGGGCGGGCTGGTAGCCGGCGGGGATCTTCTGGGCGAGGTCGTACAGCCACCGGTCGAGGGTGAGGTCTTCGTGCCCGAGGTCGCGGCGGTAGGCGTGCGCGTGGATCGTGATCGTGTCCTGCACGTCGAGGTCGGTGCTGTACGCGTCCGCCTCGGCGAGCTTCCGCTCCTGGGCGTCCGCGGGGAGGGCGTCGATGATCTGCCGACGGGTGAGGGCGGACACGCATTCCACCGTCCAGGTCTTCTCACCCCATCGGGTCACGGTCGGGGCGGTGCGGATACCGGCGTCGGCGAAGACGTCGCGGAGCTGCTCGATCGTGCTCACAGTGCCAGCCCCGCCCGGTAGGCGTGCATGACGGGCGAGAGGCCGACGTGCTCGGTCAGGACGCTGGACTCGATGTCGTCTGCGGCCCACTGGATAGCCGTCTCGACGCGACGCTCCCGCGGTAGGGCGCTGATGCCACGCTCACGCCATGCGGCGTCGAGGGCGAGTGTGAGTGCGGCGATGCCCTCGGAGTGGGTCACGGTCGTGATGCGCTGCACCGACATGATGTCGCTGACCGTGTACACGTCGATGGCGGTGTCGTCCAGCGGTAGGGAGGGTCGCATCGTGACCTGCGTGTGCTCCCCAGCGGTCATGACGTGATCAATCACGGCCGTGGCGTAGCTGAGCAGCCACGTGAAGGGGTCAAGGCCTGGGGTGGTGTCGAGTTGGTCGATCGCAGTGTCGAGGTCGTGGGAGATGGTCATGGTCAGATCCTCGCCAGCTCGCGGTCGATGTCGGCGCGCGGGTAGCCGAGGCGGTGCGCCTCGTCGGCGATCTCGTGGAGAAGCTCGGCGGGGAAGCATCCGGCGTCGATCGCGTCGCAGAGGGTGAGGTAGCGGGTGTAGGCGTCAGCGGAGGTGCTGGTGGCTTCACGGTCGTAGCTGCTCATCGGAGTCTCTTTCCGGTCTCGGTCGGGCCTGATGCCCTGCCTGATATCTCCACTATATGCCCTAAATTAGGACAAGCGCAAGAGGGAGGCTCTTCCGTGTCCGAAGTGCGGCGTACGCTGCCGCGTCATGGGGAAGCCGCCGTATCACGTGATGTTGATGACGCAGGAGGTCGAGCCCGGCCACTGGTTGATGGGGAGTTCCGCGACGGGTACGTTCGCGGACATCGAGCTGCGGCGCACGGAGGTCGGCCCCCGGTATCGGGTGACCATGTCGGGCGAGGTGATGGGGTGGACGACGACGTTCAAGTCCGCGTGCGAGGGGGCGTACGCCCGGTATGAGCGGATGCGGCAATCGGTCTACCGGGGTGCCCCGAACAGGGAACTCCCGCGCCCTAGCCCGACGCTGTGACGTTCACCGGACGACGTAGAGGACGTTCTCTCCGGCGCACCAGAAGCCGCGCGGGTCATCCCGGAGGGTCGTCCCGCAGCGTGGGCAGACGAACGGCCCGACCGGGCTGCGCACGTCGACCTCGGCGGCGTCGGCGATCTCCATCAGCCGGCGGGCTCGATGAGCGTCGGGTCGGTGGGGCCGGCGCCTCGGACGGAGTTCACGCGACGGTCGACGATGCGGCTATGCAGGGTGCCGGCGACGTGCTCGGAAGCGTCGGTGAGGAACTGCTGCAGGCCAGGGTCTCCTGGAGCGTCGGACAGCCACTCGTCCCACGTCTCGGTGGGGAGGAACGAGGGCATGCGGTCGTGGACGTCGCCGGCGGCGTCGCGACCTTCCCGGGTGATGACGACGAAGCGGGGTTCGCTGTCGACGAGGCGCGTCATCCCGGCGGCGGCGAGGAGCCCTGTGCCGTGGATGTAGTGCGGGGTCTTGTCGCCCTTCTCGCCGGTCCACTCGAAGTAGCCGGTCATCGGGACCAAGCAGCGGGCTCGTGCGAACCCTGTCCGCCAGAACGCGCCGGTGAGCTTCTCGATGCGGGCGTTGATGATCGGCGGCCCTTTGGGGCGGTTCGTGGGCTTCGGCCAATCCCATCGTGCGAGCTCGAGCTCCCGGCCCTCGTGGGCGCGGATGACGGGGGCGAGGTCCGTGGGGGCGATCGAGAACGCAGGCTCCCACCCGGGACGCCAGTCCTGAGGCCTCCCGCCTTGCGCGACGAACTCCCGGATCAGCTCATCCGTCGTCGCGTTCAGAGCGAATCGCCCGCACATGCCGAAACCTTCTCACACGATCCGCACCGACAACAGCTGCCACCCGTCGGGCACGAGCGCGTCGAGCGCGTCCCTGTCGTCGGCTTCAATCTCGCGGACCTCCGTCGACCGGTAGCGTCCGTGCCCGATGAGCTCGGTGGATCGCTTCACCATCTCCACGCGTGCGTCGGTGAGCTGGTGTCCGGCGGGGACCTGTGCTTCGAGAGCCTCACGCAGCTCGGCTTGCACGTGCGAGCCGGCGGTGATGTCTGTGGACGTTGCGGGACGAATCATGCCGATCAACACGGAACGAGCCTACGCCGGCGCCTGCTGGGGCGGAGGGGCAGCATCGTGGGGGTGGGTTACCAGAGCTTCTTGCGGAACCCGATGCCTTTGCCGAGGCGCACGCCGAAGTATCCGCGGCTTGAGATGGTGAACGGTCCGACCCGCTTCGACACCGAGGCGCCCGAGCCGGAGAGGTTGAGCCGGGTGGTCTTGCCGAGCTTCTTGGACTTGTGGAAGAAGAATCCCATGATCGTCAGCGGGCCAGGGCGGCGAGGGGGGCGAGGTCGGGGACGAGTGCTCGTGCTCGCACGAGGTGGTTCGCGGCGGCGATGATGCGGGTGTGCTCGTCCGCTGCGGTGTCGTCACCGAGGTTCTGGGCGAACCATGACGCGACGGCGGTCCAGGAGTACAGCGACCAACCGTCGCCGGTGAGCGGGG
This window of the Microbacterium sp. AB genome carries:
- a CDS encoding baseplate J/gp47 family protein produces the protein MAWEPLPLPVDQDQIITTILTGIATAIPGWVPIEGAPEVALAEEIGVQLAAVNAAAVAAANYAAAGVAAAFGFEPIEGTKAVLQDVTLTAQLPPSAGTAAFSRAVTVPAGFTITIGGQPFIVPKQVTRVAAFTQVTAGDFTGYWRGIITADFAAYEAGDEWNIGAAGDVASIQTVSPVIIAATLTAPASGGEGAETLTAFLSRFTAWLATLKPGGVRAADLAAFAATVPGVRRALALDRYDPENPGTPADRTVTIIPIDAAGGDLASFEVDRLRTEIESIREVGFIVHIIDPVRTPVTVDVTVTVAVGGDVTAVQSAVATAVEAALSPAAWGSGGDPAAWAETTTLRTLDVALVVANVPDVAAIGAITLNGDTADVTLTGPGALIDATVEVTAS
- a CDS encoding M23 family metallopeptidase, with the translated sequence MAAVIWPNGSATRPTVTSLYGNRTHPVSGVPLSFHHGIDLVGWSTVVAPCDGVVTLARYNGGAGNEVRIRRPNGDSVRLMHHASFLTREGATIRQGDPVGIMGTTGNSTGVHSHYEFRDAAWNSLEPNAYIAAANAGQGASVPDSNDTTPGGIAALIEGDPVLTFFRYNSLIFVIVGSQSIDLKKEADAKKLIDIARILHERDPQVYPKPPVYSKPESFFNLDTAGFHLLRAVYPPRG
- a CDS encoding DUF7620 family protein, producing MSEHTDPTRARRALDETRESTARTSEILTDALDVFAAIRAHRERNHYADKLRAIMRGTP
- a CDS encoding putative phage holin; this encodes MLDPSDIVLLVAAGIVLVFWLDYGLLSPWYRSPLGWVIFLYGGAMVALLSLVVYAIVFDQRAEEWYRLPIALAVAGSATAKITILHYERHRGRQAHTKKDS
- a CDS encoding holin, yielding MLTNLTSPLWWKDASLRAVYTALAVVVPYLGATLITDVPWLTVLSVGVLGFIASLATSLAGLPEVEGVDLPWWLAAVERTAKTFAQSLAAGLVGAALLTDVDWGVVLQAAALSALLSLVRLILATLPYDPTTHVLDATYEVVESADVPPITKP
- a CDS encoding helix-turn-helix domain-containing protein, translating into MSTIEQLRDVFADAGIRTAPTVTRWGEKTWTVECVSALTRRQIIDALPADAQERKLAEADAYSTDLDVQDTITIHAHAYRRDLGHEDLTLDRWLYDLAQKIPAGYQPARIITEPGTVRPSRTTLTAEEIAARRHLIGLTLEELAAELGVNPRSIRRWEAGTATPSAGVEADLERLVAEHTADTDRYPDIDENRPRGWVIAALARRLDRAPGDAVR
- a CDS encoding SOS response-associated peptidase translates to MCGRFALNATTDELIREFVAQGGRPQDWRPGWEPAFSIAPTDLAPVIRAHEGRELELARWDWPKPTNRPKGPPIINARIEKLTGAFWRTGFARARCLVPMTGYFEWTGEKGDKTPHYIHGTGLLAAAGMTRLVDSEPRFVVITREGRDAAGDVHDRMPSFLPTETWDEWLSDAPGDPGLQQFLTDASEHVAGTLHSRIVDRRVNSVRGAGPTDPTLIEPAG
- a CDS encoding DUF4236 domain-containing protein, with the protein product MGFFFHKSKKLGKTTRLNLSGSGASVSKRVGPFTISSRGYFGVRLGKGIGFRKKLW